CGAAGAAAAAGGCCTAGATGGATACATATCCACTAGAAAACTCTCAAGAAAAGAAAAAAAGTACAATCTATGGGAAAAACCATTTCAAAAAGATAATTTTGACTACGATGCAGAAATCGAAACCTATATCTGCCCTTTAGGAGAAATTTTATATCGAAGAAGAACATACGAATATAAAAACAAACAAAGAATAACTTATTGGACAAACGAATGTAAAAACTGCATTATGAAAGAAATCTGCTGCAATAAAAAGAACTACAGAATAATCCAAGACTATGGAAACCCTTCCAAGATTAGAATGCAGCGGAAAATGGAAACAGACTGGGCACAAAAAATCTACAAAAAACGATCAAAAACAGCAGAACTACCATTTGCACATATAAAACAAAACATGAAACTACATGAATTCACCACAACCGGAATAAAAAACACAAACACAGAATTCAAACTATACACAATCGGACATAACCTAAAAAGAATATACAATGAAATAAACAAGAAAAACAACTAAAAATAATAAAAAATATCAAAAAATCATAAACACAAAATTCAATTAAAAATTTTGCGTCACATCCTCTAACATTAAAAAAAAAGCCTTTAATGAAGGATTTACAGAATTTAATCATGTTGTTAATGATGGAACAATCAAAGCATACAATTCCAACAACACCTAACAAAAAAGAAACAATAATATTAGTCAATTACTACAGACGACCAGTAGACTCCAAATCCCTTTAAAAACTCCATATACCATCTCAAAGATTGTTCGAAAAGAAATACATCGATGATGAAGATAAGTTAGAACAATAATATGAAATAAAAACACAATTTACATTCACAGGCCAAAATAAAATACAAATAAACGATATTGAAGCAAATTTATGAAATGCAAGAAATGAAATTTCATGGTTGCCTATAATATCCAATCTGCAGTCGATTACGATACCAAATTAACATGTACAATAAATGTCACAAAAAACCCTACAGACCATTATGAACTACCAAACATCTCGGAAAGAGCAATAAGAAACATTAACCCAACCAAAATTATCAAAATCAACTTGCATATAAAAAAAATAGATGGATTAATACCAAACAAAAAGCAAAGAAAAGAAAAAATAGGAAAATTAAACTCAAATCCATATCACAAAGACCATTTATGAATTAAATGCATTTAAATGACAAGAAAAATCAATATATGTACATTTTTGCAAAATATGTTGAACCACACAAAGATCCATGAAAAAACAGATGAAATAAGACCCATAATAATTACTAATCCTATAAAAAACTGCAAGCAAGAAAAAAACGTTGTTCATTCTTACAAATACACAAAACCATCACAAAATACGGTTCAGAAATGCAAAAAGCAATGAACCAGAAAATGGAAAAACAAGAATATGAATATGAACACACTAAAAGATTAAACGTTGAAGGGTCATTTGGAATATTCAAAGAACAAATCCAAATAGAAAAAGAAGTAGTCGCAGAGAATGGTAAAAACAGAAGAAAGAATAAATTAAATGTATTATAATACAATTTAATACAATTATACAATATAAAATAATAAATAAAAAATACAACAGAAGATTTGAAGATTTCTGCAAAAGTACATCCATTAAAAATCAATTAAAACTTGATGCAACAATATTTTAAAAAAAAAAACAACAAATCAGACAAAATTTAATTTTGGCAGACACTCTGAAATAAAAAAATAAACAAAATTATAAAATTAATGAGTTATTAACAAACTCCTTAAAAATAATGAATTTTTCTTTAAGTAACTTTTTTGAAAAATCGATTAAAATTCATGTTGTTGTTTAATATAAACTCTTTTAATAGCCACATAATTATTAGAACCATAAACCTTTATCGAAAAAAAACTGCCATTTGATTCATTTACTCTGATTCCTTCTCCATCAGCCTTAACGACAATTTGCCCATTGTCTCGGATAATTTCTATATCATGCCATTCATTACTTGACAAAGGCAAATCATAATTTAAAGGAGAATTCCTAAATGTAACAAATAATTTTGAATCAATGAAAAGACTAGTGAAAATGGAATATTTTAATTTAAATTTAATTGTAAAATTTTTAGGAAGTTGAAATGGTAAAGTTATTCCCCTAAATTCTTGAGCACATTCATGATAAAAACATATAATTTCATTATCAATTTTAGATTTCACATTTTTATCACATTCCCATAATTGATTATCAAATAATTCAAATTGTTCATTATCATTCAACAACATGTTATCCCAATTTTCTTTTGTAATATTTTCATGATCTGGAAGAAAATCATTTAGATTATCTTCTAAAATATGGTAAATTATAGGCACAATATACTTTTTAAACAAAGGATTATGACCTTGATTTTTATTTCCAATCATTATTTTAATAAAATCATGATAATTAAAAGGTAATTTCGCAATTTTTTTAAAAAAAGGAATGTATTGAGATTCCAAATCAAATAAAACACTGAAATCTAAAATTAATACAATATTAGGAATATATTTTTCTTTCTTTATTAATTCAATAATATTAGTTCTATATCCATATTTTTCAAAAATAATAGAATCATCATTTTCAAGAAAAGAGTATTTTTTTAGATTTTCCCAATGAAATGACCAATAAGTAAATAAATCAAATTGAGGGATATCTGCTAAAGCTTTAGACTCTTTAATTAAAATAGACAATACAATAGCTGTGAATCCTCCTTGTGAAGAACCAAAAAATAATATGTTTTTATTAAAAACATTAATCTTTTTGGAAATAATTGAAATTATTTTTGCAATATTCCCAAGATACCAATCATCAGTTTTTCCAACACCCCAACCCGCTTTCATATCCTTACTTAAATATAACGTAGGGTCATTATAATGTATTGTCGAATATTCAAAATCCCATGACCACCTATCAAATTTGGGACCAAATCTTTCTCGAGGTTTACTCATAGAATATGCACCAGAACCAAAAACAATTAGTTTATCACAATTTTCTTTTAAATTTAACAAAAATTCATATTTAACATTATTGAAAGTAATGCATAAACCAAATCGTTGATTATAAAGAAAAACAACATCTTCAAGTTCCTCGAACTCGCAATAAATTATATTGTCTACTAATTCCTGCAAATTATCTCCTCATTAAATATTTGCTTATAACCTACTCAAAACATAACCTTAAATCATAACTCTTGAATACTTAATTCTTTAAATAAGAATTCATTTCCACCCCATAAATCAATACGTATTGCGATTCCATTTGAACCTAAATCACAATTATAATGAGTAGTTTTATCATCAGTTATGAAAATTATATCTCCTTCATCATAACAAATAGTTAAATGACCGCCATTTGTGGGAATACCCAAATCGATGAATTTTTTAGAAATAAATTTTCTTTCGCTATTAGTTAATACAATCCTTGCAGCTGAATTATGTTGTAGTATATCAATATTTAATTTAAATCTGGAAGGTAAAAAATGAACTTTATTATTAGATATTGGACTAAACCAATTTCCAGACCTTCTCTTAACCAATGTACCATGAGGTTTTCGAATCATCAAAACAAGTTTCTTATCCCAATTATTATTACAATCCCCTTTAATACCTTTATCATAATACAAAATGGATTTAAATTCCCCATTATACATTGACTCATCATCAGAGGTTAAGATATTAGAATCAAATAATATCTTTTCAAAAGATTTAACATTAGATAAACTATTATTATAAAAATCTAACCAAAATTCTTTAGGATTATTAAAATAATTATTTTCAGAATTATAATAATTTGAATATTCTTGAATGATTAAATTTGAAGAAAGTAATTCTATTTTACTTTTAGAAGGGATTTTATAAATTTCTTGAAGTTTTACATTTTTTCCGTCAAAAATATTCGGAACTTTATATTTTATATTAGAATTACTAAAATCCTCAAGTATATGGAAACTAGTTGATATTGCATATTTATCGTTTAATTTCATATAAAATAAATTATGATTAGAATATTTTGTATAAATCTCCCCATTTCCATTGGATTTTATAAATCCAACTGTAAAAAAGCCATCAATATTGGTGAAATCAGATAAATTAATTATTTTTTCTGCAATTAATAATTCATTTTCATAAACTTTTTTCAACCATCCACTAATAAATGATAAATTACCATTTTGATCTATATTAAAAGTTTCATAATTATTATTAACATCAATTTTAAAATCTTTTCCAACGAAAATTGTTTTTTTATCTTTTGAAATCCATTCAAAATTAATAGTATCAGAATTTAATGAATTAAATTTATTAAATTTGTTTTTAATATTTTTTATTTCAGAATGCATTAATTTTTTTTTAGATTTAAATAATACAAATTCCATTTTCACACCTCACTCTTAATACAAATTTATATATAATATCATATATTTAGTTACAGTTTAAATATATTTCTATAAGTTTCGCAAATCTTCAAAAACTATGTGCTTTTTTCTTTTTCATTATTTTGAATTCAATGATTACTATTACATAATTCTTTTGAAAATCATTGTTTTCTTCATCAACGAAATCAAGATCATTATAAAAAAAATGATTTAGACACTGAAATTTCGCTATGATTTTATTTAATAAGCAAATAAATTATTTTTAAAGAATTTTTCAATCAAAAAAAAATATAATCCGATATAATTGAACATATCTACAAATTATGAATATTAGAAAATATTTATATTAATAAAAAAAATATATATAATAAGGTGAATTTTATGAAGAAAAAATTTCTGATATTAATAATAATTATTGCACTTTTATTAATATTCATTGGCTTTACAGAACATTCAAAGACATCAAATGAAAAAAAAGTAATTAATGTAGCCGGCACCAATTTTACAATACCCGACAAATATTATGAAAACGGTACAAATGAAAATAAACAGATTAAGATTACTAATGACACTAATTCCTTTTATATAGGACATTATAACGATTCATACATAAAAAATCATTTAAATGAATATTTCAAGTATTGGCATGAGCAAAATCAGTCAGTTTCAATTCCATGTTCCAATTTCACTGTAGAAAATAATTTAGTTTATAAAACAGTTAACAATCAAAATCATGTAATAGGTTACTGGTTTGAAAAAAACAATCAAACTTATTTCATACATGATGGAGGAGATAATTCGATTGAAGAAAGTATCTTTCTTGATTTGATAAAATCAGCAAATAACTAAGAAATTATCTGAAATCATGAAAAAATATTTATTAAGGGAAAAAAGTTAAATAAATTACTATTTAACTATCCCAAACTATTTAAACTGTATATTTGCTAACTGTTCATTACTTGCTTTTTCAGCATCCTTAAGATAATGGTCACAAACTTTATTAACTTCACCAATTTCTCTTAATTTTCCATTATCAATCCAAACGGCTTTATCGCACAATTCTCGAATTTGAGGAATAGAGTGAGAAACTAATAAAACTGTAGTTCCCCCATCCATTAATGATTTCATTTTATCAGCACTTTTTTTCTGGAAATTAACATCCCCAACACCTAAAATTTCATCAATAATTAAAATATCAGGGTTTACAGCCGTTGCAATAGAAAACCCTAATTTCGCAAGCATGCCCTTTGAATAATTTTTAATAGGAATATCAATGAATTCACCTAATTCAGAAAATTCTATAATTTCATCCATTTTTGATTCTAAAAATTCCTTTTCATATCCTAAAACTGCACCATTTAAAATTATATTTTTCCTTCCAGAGAAGTTTTGGTCAAATCCTGCACCTAATGATAATAATGGTGAAATATTACCATAGGTAGTTACACTTCCTTTATCAGGAGAATAAATACCAGTAATTAAATTTAGTAAAGTAGATTTACCTGCACCATTATACCCAATAATACCTACCTTTTCACCTTTATATATTTTAAAAGAAACATCATTTATAGCATGAATTTTTATTTTTTTAGATTTATCTCGTTTTAAAGTACGGACAAAAGTTTCTTTTAATGTGTCAATTTTTTCAGTTTGAACTTCGAAAGTTAAATCGGCGTGATCAACAATTATTGAAACCTGCTTATTATAATCAGGTATAATATCTTCAAGGAGATTATCAACTTTTTTTTCATCAACATGCTTATTTTTATGAATTACATCAGCTTGATTTTTACTATCTTTTAGTTCCTTGGACACATTATCATTTTCTCGTTCTAAACCAATTTTATCAGTTACTAAAGTTGCATCATTTTTAAGATTTGAAACAGGTTTAGATATAACATTAGGATTATTAACTTGTTTTTTTAAACTTCCTTTAGAATTAAATTTTGCTTTTTCTTTTTGTTCAAGATGAATCAAAATTTTATTGGCTTCATGAAATGATAACCCATATTTATCCATAATCTTTTTTATAGCAACATTTTTTTGATTATTTAATGAATTATCATTAAAAGTTTTATTTACTTCTTTATTAAATTCTAAATTATTGTTTTTTTGATTCATGAAACACCTCTAAAATTTGGTAACCACATTGCCCTCATATTTTTTAAATACAATAATTCCAAAAATTAGTATTATCAAAGATAATAATAACAAATTTATTAAATTAATCCAATTTGGAACAGTTCCTTGATAAATAAAGCACCTAAATTGATCAATAGCCCAATATAAAGGATTTAACATCATATAACCTCTAAAAGGTTCTGGAATAATATCTATTGGATAAAAAATCGCTGAAGCATACATAAACATCATCGAAATGACTGTCCACAAATGTTTAATATCAGTATAATACACACATGCTATTGATAACATTAAACCCAAACCAACAATCATAACAAATAATAAAATAACTGGAATAATTGAACAAAATATGATAGGAAAATGAAATGTGGCATGTGTAATAAACATTATAATTACTAAAAGAATTAACATTATTAAATAATTTAAAAATTCAGATAAAATAGCCCCTAAAACAAAAATATATTTTGGAGCAGGAGTTCTTTGTAAAATAGATTTATTTCCTCTTAGTGCATCCATGGATGAGGATATAGAAGAAGTAAAAAATTGAAATAAACACCATCCACACAAGAAATAAACAGCATAATTATCTATATTTCTCCCAAAAATAGTTGAAAATATTATTGTAAACAAAGCCATCATCAATAATGGACTTAAAATTGTCCACATGACCCCTAAAACAGAATCCTTATATTTTGATGAAAAATTTTTTTTCACAATTTCTTCCAATAAAAATATATCATTTTTTTTAATTGAACTCATAAAATCAACATTTAAAATTATATAACTTAATTAGTATTTACTAATATATAATTATTAACAACATGATTTAAATATTTTTAAAATAATAATTTATATTGCAAATAAATTATTAAATGTGTTTGAGAGATTACCTACTTAAAAATTCACATGAAAAATTTAAATGGTTTAAAAATTCTTATTTTCCCACCCCATAATACAAATAAAAACAAATTTATTGATTGTTGAAAATCATGTTCTAAATGAATGGGAAAATAATTCTTCAAGTTAAGAGTTTTAGATTATTCCTGGGTTAAATACTCAAGATTATGAAAAGGATGTTTTTATTTAGGATTTTATGAATTGATAAAATCCTAAAAAAAATAAGTGTTGATAACAGATTAGAATTATTCAAAAGTTAATTATCAGAACCAAATGAAATATTGTTTTACAATAATTTAATAGCGTGATATGATATGATTAGTACAAACCAACTTAATACATTCAAATTAAAAATGATTGAAACATTTTATGATGAAACATGCAAAATTTTTTATGAATATTTCAAAGGAAAATATGATATCCGGAGATTTGAATATTATATTAATAGATATTTCAATGCATGGAAAACCTGTAGAATAGATTTAAGAAATAAAGGGGAAACAGCATCACTTAAAGTCTTAAATGAAGAAATTAACACAAATATTAAATATCCTACTTGGTTTGATAATGGAAATGGATGCATTATTGAATCTGAAAATAAAATATTAAATTTAGATATTAAATGCAATGGATCTGGACAAATAGAATTGAATTTAAAAGGTATTGATTATAGAAACAATCCCACTACAAGACTTCCAATTTATATTGCCTACAAACAACTACTCTACAATGATTTACCTATTTTTAATGATAATCACTTAACATGGCACGATAACTCCTATACATATACAAAACTATGCCAAAACAATGAAAAAATAAAAATTAAAGTAGAATTTAAAACCATTTTTGATTATTTTCCAAAACTTAATGAATTTCAAAATAACTTAACTTATGAATTCAATAGCTTTGAGGACATCAATGAAATTTACAATCAATTTGAAGACTATATCCTACAAGAAAAACTTAATCTATTTCCATATGTCGATAATAAGGAATTATATAAAATCTATTTAAATTTAACAAAAAATTACAATAATCTAATTAATGAATTTAATAGTTATAAAAAGGACACCGCTAAAGTTTTAGACTCTTATAATCTACTTTTCAACAACATATTTAAATTCAACAAATTAGAACCGACAGCAATAGCAAAATATTCCCGTGAGCTCAACAATCAACTACTTGACTTTATCGGCAATGTCTGTAAAAAATATGGTTTGCAATGGTGGTTAGATTTTGGAGTTTTATTAGGTGCTGTCAGACATGGAGGAAATATCCCCTGGGACGATGACTATGACATTTCCATGATGAGATCAGATTACGATAAATTCTTTAAAATAATCCATAATGAACTTAAAGAAAATAATCTTGAAAATTCAATTCAAGTGAATTTAAATAAAAAAGGCCCTAACAATTCATTATTATCATTTATCAAACTGGAATACTTCGATAAAGGAAGATTATTTGGTTTTGTAGATATATTTCCATATGACTACATTGACAGGACAATTGATGATTATGAACATGTAAAATCTATTTTTTATAATGAACATTATAAATTCATTGATGAGCTAAAGGCAGGCGTTGACAGGGAGGTCGCTTTGGAAAAGTATTTCAAATTATTTAATGTTGCAAATAATCAGACAGATACAATGATTTTAGGCATTGAACACTTTACTTACAATGAGATTAGTCATGAAAATGTATTTCCACTCAGTCAAATAAAATTTGAGGACAGATATTATCCTTGTCCAAATAAACCGAAAGATTTCCTTAGACAGGAGTATGGTGACGACTTTATGAAAGTTCCAAAAACTATTTATAATCATGGATTTTTTGATGCTTTATCCCAATATGATGATGTTTTAGTAACTTTTGAGAGAAATATCAGTCTTTTAAAAGAAATTAATTTCAGATATAAGTAATGCACATTAAACTCTAAGTGATTAAATGAATGAAATTACACTTTTTCAACCTTTGGATTATGTGCATCAAGCAACATAATTTACCAATCTGACATTCAATTTATAATCTTTTGTTAAGGATAAAGAAAAATTAACAGCATGTATTGGGACACCTATAATTTTATGATATGCATACATTAATCCACATAATAAAATTGTTTATTATTTTAACAAATAGTTTTGAAAAATAAATATTGAAAACAGTGCCGAGAGTAAAACCTAAATAGTTTTTAATATAAAAATTAAAGTATAATATAATATATTGTTAGGTGTAAAAATGAGCGAATATGATGAATTATATGCAGATGAATTTTTTATAATTGATTCCAATAAATTAAATGAAGTAGAAAGTGAATTTTATGGATATTTAATTGATGAAGGCAATTTTTATACAAGAGACAACTTCAATAATACAGTTAACCTTTCAGGATTAGGAGCCTACATCAATATAGACCGAGAATATAATGAAATCATCATCAAACAAGATGCCAATGGAAGTTTTGGACTTTACGTGTATAAAAATGAAAATGTGTTCTGCATATCAAACTCATTTGTTAAACTATTGGATTATGTAAAGCAAAGATATGCCATATCTTTTAATGAAGATGCCGCTAATACACTTTTAGCATACAATTATAGTTCTTACATCTATAAACAAACATTAGTGAATGAAATTGAAATCCTTCCAAGAAACTACGTGATAAAAATAGATACTGTTTCAGAAAAAATTTCATACGAAATTATTGATTATAAAGAAAAAACTGTGGATTTGGATTCACAGGAAGCTTTTGATATTATAGACAATTGGTTTTATAGATGGACTTTATTATTCCGAAATCTTAAAAAACAAACAAATAACATTACTGCTGATTTAACCGGTGGATTCGACTCCAGGATAACTTTTTCATTATTGTTAGCATCAAATATTAATTTAAATGAAATTCATATACGCTCAATAAAAGATGAAGTATATACACATAAGGAAGATTATCAAATAGCTTCCAAAATAGCAAAAGAATTCAATTTTAGATTAAATGATTTAAGCCCATTTAATTTAAATCGTTACTATTTTGAAGAAAAAGAGACATCACTTAAACTATCTGCAAATATCAAATTAGGAATCCACCATCAATTATTCTATAAATATTTCAAAAATGTAAACCCATGTTACTCCATAACTGGATATGGTGGAGAAAATATCAGGGATTACAGCCATGTAATGCCGCTTCATGAATATATTGAGCTTGCAGAGTCTTTTTCACCAGAATTAGTGGAATCCACCAAAAAGATTATTGATTATAATGTAAATCACATCAAAAATGATTTTTATGGAACTTACAATGATGAAAATGTTGACTATGGGATTTCTAGAGAAACCATTCACACATATCATTTTGGAAGAGGCACTATAGAAAAATATCTAACTAATGAATTCAGTATAAGTCCACTTTCAGATCCTGAAATAAATAAAATTAAAAGGCATGACGGAATCCATATCGATAAAAATTTATTAATTGCTATAATTTATTTAAGATATTGTCCTAAACTTTTAGACTTCGATTTCAATGGAACATCAGAAATTAAAAAAGAAACAATTGAATATGCGAAAAAATTTAATGAGAAATATCCATTTACATTTAACGGATATGAATTGGCTTCAAGTGAACTAAAAAATACAACCAGAGACAAATCACACAGCCCAATTAGCGTTCGTGAAATCGATGAAAATTTAAAAGAGATATTTTTCTCAAAAGCATTTAGAAAGCAATTTGAAATATATTACTCCCCAGAACTTTATAATAAATTCGCAACAAGAATTAAAACAATGAAATATGTTCCTCTTCAATTTGCATGTCCTGCATTTATAATAATGAAGGTATTGAATGATATTGAAATAAGCAAATTTAATGCAGATGAAGACTGGTATGACTGGTTAAATCATTTTATTGAAACTGGAAACGATTATGGGCAAATTGATAATGAAATAATCGAAAAACTATTAATATATAACACAGCTAGAATCGACATTATCAACAAGGGTGCCAACAATGATATTGAATTTATTAGTTGTTCAGATGCAAACTCCATTCATAAAAAGCCTGCCTGGATTAAACCTGAAAATGGAGGGGCATTAGTAGTTGAAAGTAAAAACAATTCAATGGATTTGAAATTCAGATGTGTTAAAGACGGCAAACTTGATATCAGCCTTAAAGGTAAAGATGTAAGGGATAAAAATAGAAACAGATTCCCAGTTTATATAGATTATTCTGAATTTACAGTGAATGGTGCAAAAATATTAAAAGAAAATATCTTAACTTGGCATGACAAACCTTATGTTTACAGCAAAAATGTAAAAAATGGTGAAGAAATTACAATTCATGTAACATGGAAACCATTCGACCATCAAAGTACTTTTAAATAAAATCTTAAAACACACCTTCTTTAGAATAATTAAGAAGGTGTTTTTAATATTGATTATTATTTTTTAACAACATATATATAAAATACATAATATATAACTAAATATA
The window above is part of the uncultured Methanobrevibacter sp. genome. Proteins encoded here:
- a CDS encoding ABC transporter permease is translated as MSSIKKNDIFLLEEIVKKNFSSKYKDSVLGVMWTILSPLLMMALFTIIFSTIFGRNIDNYAVYFLCGWCLFQFFTSSISSSMDALRGNKSILQRTPAPKYIFVLGAILSEFLNYLIMLILLVIIMFITHATFHFPIIFCSIIPVILLFVMIVGLGLMLSIACVYYTDIKHLWTVISMMFMYASAIFYPIDIIPEPFRGYMMLNPLYWAIDQFRCFIYQGTVPNWINLINLLLLSLIILIFGIIVFKKYEGNVVTKF
- a CDS encoding phosphorylcholine transferase LicD, giving the protein MISTNQLNTFKLKMIETFYDETCKIFYEYFKGKYDIRRFEYYINRYFNAWKTCRIDLRNKGETASLKVLNEEINTNIKYPTWFDNGNGCIIESENKILNLDIKCNGSGQIELNLKGIDYRNNPTTRLPIYIAYKQLLYNDLPIFNDNHLTWHDNSYTYTKLCQNNEKIKIKVEFKTIFDYFPKLNEFQNNLTYEFNSFEDINEIYNQFEDYILQEKLNLFPYVDNKELYKIYLNLTKNYNNLINEFNSYKKDTAKVLDSYNLLFNNIFKFNKLEPTAIAKYSRELNNQLLDFIGNVCKKYGLQWWLDFGVLLGAVRHGGNIPWDDDYDISMMRSDYDKFFKIIHNELKENNLENSIQVNLNKKGPNNSLLSFIKLEYFDKGRLFGFVDIFPYDYIDRTIDDYEHVKSIFYNEHYKFIDELKAGVDREVALEKYFKLFNVANNQTDTMILGIEHFTYNEISHENVFPLSQIKFEDRYYPCPNKPKDFLRQEYGDDFMKVPKTIYNHGFFDALSQYDDVLVTFERNISLLKEINFRYK
- a CDS encoding transposase, with translation EEKGLDGYISTRKLSRKEKKYNLWEKPFQKDNFDYDAEIETYICPLGEILYRRRTYEYKNKQRITYWTNECKNCIMKEICCNKKNYRIIQDYGNPSKIRMQRKMETDWAQKIYKKRSKTAELPFAHIKQNMKLHEFTTTGIKNTNTEFKLYTIGHNLKRIYNEINKKNN
- a CDS encoding ABC transporter ATP-binding protein; translation: MNQKNNNLEFNKEVNKTFNDNSLNNQKNVAIKKIMDKYGLSFHEANKILIHLEQKEKAKFNSKGSLKKQVNNPNVISKPVSNLKNDATLVTDKIGLERENDNVSKELKDSKNQADVIHKNKHVDEKKVDNLLEDIIPDYNKQVSIIVDHADLTFEVQTEKIDTLKETFVRTLKRDKSKKIKIHAINDVSFKIYKGEKVGIIGYNGAGKSTLLNLITGIYSPDKGSVTTYGNISPLLSLGAGFDQNFSGRKNIILNGAVLGYEKEFLESKMDEIIEFSELGEFIDIPIKNYSKGMLAKLGFSIATAVNPDILIIDEILGVGDVNFQKKSADKMKSLMDGGTTVLLVSHSIPQIRELCDKAVWIDNGKLREIGEVNKVCDHYLKDAEKASNEQLANIQFK